In one window of Henckelia pumila isolate YLH828 chromosome 1, ASM3356847v2, whole genome shotgun sequence DNA:
- the LOC140875045 gene encoding uncharacterized protein isoform X1 — protein sequence MEHGRENKSDLKANTNSSHKKRDSWAPLISLVDSDHGSDRLPESEINIEEIEIGNGLVQSLDSSRRSSTSSNSSSGDFFHVIPHTLGIPKPNGGIKQLYKNDSVDVSNEVLYRLEESIIGSPGSTPRFSDITHESLLPKISPTQSPFIQVMERPGNFDPGRIPSSIFSKPLSPMEWSVASNESLFSIHIGNHSFRGHASMMGKDLYKSGELVKSEEPFNSKQIYQSGELCMSEELYQSKESFKSSDPKRTSELSGSELNSSACKEVQPDKNGDMEKDLSQNWKPRADGTIDTPVPVISKAQINEGGINLGEPKDSVSANRFTDRNEAIVQSIAFPKKKSACSLCHCSHCRRLFCSCNWPSCSCKWSDFSCKWWSCCSCTSLGCPSCSNSCLKCSSCHWPSCICKCPSCSTCQFPTFSSCCWCSSWPSCPSWPSCKCHCLDCSWLCCCCWKSKPKTSSLDSSYTLAGSRMAYPIPVKASSSKRCSSFSCHSCSHCC from the exons ATGGAACATGGACGTGAAAACAAAAGTGATTTAAAGGCAAACACTAACTCTTCTCATAAAAAACGTGATTCATGGGCACCTCTGATTTCACTCGTTGATTCGGATCATGGAAGTGACAGGCTACCAGAGTCGGAGATTAATATAGAAGAAATAGAAATTGGGAATGGCTTGGTCCAAAGTTTAGATTCTTCCAGAAGGTCCTCAACCTCGTCGAACTCCTCATCCGGTGATTTCTTCCATGTTATTCCTCATACCCTTGGCATTCCCAAGCCTAACGGGGGTATCAAACAGTTGTATAAAAATGACAGTGTTGATGTTTCAAATGAGGTCTTGTACAGGCTAGAAGAATCTATCATCGGCTCTCCAGGATCCACTCCACGATTCTCAGACATTACCCATGAATCTTTATTGCCAAAAATATCACCGACTCAATCTCCTTTCATCCAAGTGATGGAAAGGCCTGGAAATTTTGATCCTGGCAGAATTCCGTCTTCCATTTTCTCTAAACCCTTATCGCCAATGGAGTGGAGTGTTGCTTCAAATGAATCATTGTTCAGCATTCATATTGGGAACCATAGTTTCAGGGGCCATGCTTCAATGATGGGCAAGGACTTGTACAAATCTGGAGAACTAGTCAAATCTGAAGAACCTTTTAACTCGAAGCAAATATACCAATCTGGAGAACTTTGCATGTCTGAAGAATTATATCAATCTAAAGAATCTTTTAAATCTAGTGATCCGAAAAGAACCAGTGAATTAAGTGGGTCCGAGCTAAATTCTTCGGCTTGTAAGGAAGTGCAACCTGACAAAAATGGGGACATGGAAAAGGATTTGAGTCAGAATTGGAAGCCTAGAGCTGATGGAACTATTGATACACCAGTACCAGTGATTTCCAAGGCTCAGATCAATGAAGGTGGCATAAATCTTGGAGAACCCAAGGATTCTGTCAGCGCCAACCGATTCACCGATAGAAATGAAGCGATTGTCCAGTCAATTGCTTTTCCCAA AAAGAAGTCTGCATGTTCCTTGTGTCATTGTTCCCACTGTAGACGGCTCTTCTGCTCCTGTAACTGGCCTAGTTGTAGCTGTAAATGGTCAGATTTCTCTTGCAAATGGTGGTCGTGTTGCTCCTGTACGTCGCTTGGCTGCCCGAGCTGCTCCAATAGTTGTTTAAAATGCTCAAGTTGCCACTGGCCAAGCTGCATTTGCAAGTGTCCCTCTTGTTCAACTTGTCAATTTCCAACTTTTTCAAGCTGCTGTTGGTGTTCATCATGGCCAAGCTGCCCTTCTTGGCCTAGCTGTAAATGCCACTGTCTTGATTGCAGTTGGTTGTGCTGCTGCTGTTGGAAAAGTAAACCGAAAACATCCAGTCTTGATTCTTCTTACAC TTTAGCTGGTTCTAGAATGGCGTATCCAATCCCGGTGAAGGCATCATCCAGTAAACGCTGCTCTTCTTTTTCATGCCATTCCTGCTCACACTGCTGTTGA
- the LOC140875045 gene encoding uncharacterized protein isoform X2, with the protein MEHGRENKSDLKANTNSSHKKRDSWAPLISLVDSDHGSDRLPESEINIEEIEIGNGLVQSLDSSRRSSTSSNSSSGDFFHVIPHTLGIPKPNGGIKQLYKNDSVDVSNEVLYRLEESIIGSPGSTPRFSDITHESLLPKISPTQSPFIQVMERPGNFDPGRIPSSIFSKPLSPMEWSVASNESLFSIHIGNHSFRGHASMMGKDLYKSGELVKSEEPFNSKQIYQSGELCMSEELYQSKESFKSSDPKRTSELSGSELNSSACKEVQPDKNGDMEKDLSQNWKPRADGTIDTPVPVISKAQINEGGINLGEPKDSVSANRFTDRNEAIVQSIAFPKKKSACSLCHCSHCRRLFCSCNWPSCSCKWSDFSCKWWSCCSCTSLGCPSCSNSCLKCSSCHWPSCICKCPSCSTCQFPTFSSCCWCSSWPSCPSWPSCKCHCLDCSWLCCCCWKSKPKTSSLDSSYTYATFSWF; encoded by the exons ATGGAACATGGACGTGAAAACAAAAGTGATTTAAAGGCAAACACTAACTCTTCTCATAAAAAACGTGATTCATGGGCACCTCTGATTTCACTCGTTGATTCGGATCATGGAAGTGACAGGCTACCAGAGTCGGAGATTAATATAGAAGAAATAGAAATTGGGAATGGCTTGGTCCAAAGTTTAGATTCTTCCAGAAGGTCCTCAACCTCGTCGAACTCCTCATCCGGTGATTTCTTCCATGTTATTCCTCATACCCTTGGCATTCCCAAGCCTAACGGGGGTATCAAACAGTTGTATAAAAATGACAGTGTTGATGTTTCAAATGAGGTCTTGTACAGGCTAGAAGAATCTATCATCGGCTCTCCAGGATCCACTCCACGATTCTCAGACATTACCCATGAATCTTTATTGCCAAAAATATCACCGACTCAATCTCCTTTCATCCAAGTGATGGAAAGGCCTGGAAATTTTGATCCTGGCAGAATTCCGTCTTCCATTTTCTCTAAACCCTTATCGCCAATGGAGTGGAGTGTTGCTTCAAATGAATCATTGTTCAGCATTCATATTGGGAACCATAGTTTCAGGGGCCATGCTTCAATGATGGGCAAGGACTTGTACAAATCTGGAGAACTAGTCAAATCTGAAGAACCTTTTAACTCGAAGCAAATATACCAATCTGGAGAACTTTGCATGTCTGAAGAATTATATCAATCTAAAGAATCTTTTAAATCTAGTGATCCGAAAAGAACCAGTGAATTAAGTGGGTCCGAGCTAAATTCTTCGGCTTGTAAGGAAGTGCAACCTGACAAAAATGGGGACATGGAAAAGGATTTGAGTCAGAATTGGAAGCCTAGAGCTGATGGAACTATTGATACACCAGTACCAGTGATTTCCAAGGCTCAGATCAATGAAGGTGGCATAAATCTTGGAGAACCCAAGGATTCTGTCAGCGCCAACCGATTCACCGATAGAAATGAAGCGATTGTCCAGTCAATTGCTTTTCCCAA AAAGAAGTCTGCATGTTCCTTGTGTCATTGTTCCCACTGTAGACGGCTCTTCTGCTCCTGTAACTGGCCTAGTTGTAGCTGTAAATGGTCAGATTTCTCTTGCAAATGGTGGTCGTGTTGCTCCTGTACGTCGCTTGGCTGCCCGAGCTGCTCCAATAGTTGTTTAAAATGCTCAAGTTGCCACTGGCCAAGCTGCATTTGCAAGTGTCCCTCTTGTTCAACTTGTCAATTTCCAACTTTTTCAAGCTGCTGTTGGTGTTCATCATGGCCAAGCTGCCCTTCTTGGCCTAGCTGTAAATGCCACTGTCTTGATTGCAGTTGGTTGTGCTGCTGCTGTTGGAAAAGTAAACCGAAAACATCCAGTCTTGATTCTTCTTACACGTATGCTACG TTTAGCTGGTTCTAG
- the LOC140875045 gene encoding uncharacterized protein isoform X3: MEHGRENKSDLKANTNSSHKKRDSWAPLISLVDSDHGSDRLPESEINIEEIEIGNGLVQSLDSSRRSSTSSNSSSGDFFHVIPHTLGIPKPNGGIKQLYKNDSVDVSNEVLYRLEESIIGSPGSTPRFSDITHESLLPKISPTQSPFIQVMERPGNFDPGRIPSSIFSKPLSPMEWSVASNESLFSIHIGNHSFRGHASMMGKDLYKSGELVKSEEPFNSKQIYQSGELCMSEELYQSKESFKSSDPKRTSELSGSELNSSACKEVQPDKNGDMEKDLSQNWKPRADGTIDTPVPVISKAQINEGGINLGEPKDSVSANRFTDRNEAIVQSIAFPKKKSACSLCHCSHCRRLFCSCNWPSCSCKWSDFSCKWWSCCSCTSLGCPSCSNSCLKCSSCHWPSCICKCPSCSTCQFPTFSSCCWCSSWPSCPSWPSCKCHCLDCSWLCCCCWKI, from the exons ATGGAACATGGACGTGAAAACAAAAGTGATTTAAAGGCAAACACTAACTCTTCTCATAAAAAACGTGATTCATGGGCACCTCTGATTTCACTCGTTGATTCGGATCATGGAAGTGACAGGCTACCAGAGTCGGAGATTAATATAGAAGAAATAGAAATTGGGAATGGCTTGGTCCAAAGTTTAGATTCTTCCAGAAGGTCCTCAACCTCGTCGAACTCCTCATCCGGTGATTTCTTCCATGTTATTCCTCATACCCTTGGCATTCCCAAGCCTAACGGGGGTATCAAACAGTTGTATAAAAATGACAGTGTTGATGTTTCAAATGAGGTCTTGTACAGGCTAGAAGAATCTATCATCGGCTCTCCAGGATCCACTCCACGATTCTCAGACATTACCCATGAATCTTTATTGCCAAAAATATCACCGACTCAATCTCCTTTCATCCAAGTGATGGAAAGGCCTGGAAATTTTGATCCTGGCAGAATTCCGTCTTCCATTTTCTCTAAACCCTTATCGCCAATGGAGTGGAGTGTTGCTTCAAATGAATCATTGTTCAGCATTCATATTGGGAACCATAGTTTCAGGGGCCATGCTTCAATGATGGGCAAGGACTTGTACAAATCTGGAGAACTAGTCAAATCTGAAGAACCTTTTAACTCGAAGCAAATATACCAATCTGGAGAACTTTGCATGTCTGAAGAATTATATCAATCTAAAGAATCTTTTAAATCTAGTGATCCGAAAAGAACCAGTGAATTAAGTGGGTCCGAGCTAAATTCTTCGGCTTGTAAGGAAGTGCAACCTGACAAAAATGGGGACATGGAAAAGGATTTGAGTCAGAATTGGAAGCCTAGAGCTGATGGAACTATTGATACACCAGTACCAGTGATTTCCAAGGCTCAGATCAATGAAGGTGGCATAAATCTTGGAGAACCCAAGGATTCTGTCAGCGCCAACCGATTCACCGATAGAAATGAAGCGATTGTCCAGTCAATTGCTTTTCCCAA AAAGAAGTCTGCATGTTCCTTGTGTCATTGTTCCCACTGTAGACGGCTCTTCTGCTCCTGTAACTGGCCTAGTTGTAGCTGTAAATGGTCAGATTTCTCTTGCAAATGGTGGTCGTGTTGCTCCTGTACGTCGCTTGGCTGCCCGAGCTGCTCCAATAGTTGTTTAAAATGCTCAAGTTGCCACTGGCCAAGCTGCATTTGCAAGTGTCCCTCTTGTTCAACTTGTCAATTTCCAACTTTTTCAAGCTGCTGTTGGTGTTCATCATGGCCAAGCTGCCCTTCTTGGCCTAGCTGTAAATGCCACTGTCTTGATTGCAGTTGGTTGTGCTGCTGCTGTTGGAAAA TTTAG